A stretch of the Narcine bancroftii isolate sNarBan1 chromosome 14, sNarBan1.hap1, whole genome shotgun sequence genome encodes the following:
- the ankrd34c gene encoding ankyrin repeat domain-containing protein 34C: MDDATELRTDGNSLLKAVWLGRLRLTRLLLEGGAYINESNERGETALMVACMTRHIDQQSVSKAKMVKYLLENQADPNIQDKSGKTALMHACIERAGEEAVSLLLTNGADPSLEDHSGASALVHAINTDDKEVLKCLLNACKAKGKEVIIITTDKSPSGTKTTKQYLNVPPSPELEERHMPLCMSPSDIELKTSLTPSPTGEHEDEKNFNFSHQTGSYPSKPHSDLGSPTRKANPKRIGTRLPQLKRLQSEPWGLIAPSVLAASAYQEESKRVSPDEEIMQGINGLTLPKRTTLSRTNSIESKDPSTFPFVGDLASRTPSTSAPVSRKQSYEKNQAQHQPLARRSTLPSEQDGVSSFASTGQVSLRDTVHRRKLGNDHYDSDSQLYLDSVTTPFDPVKVTFERKKQNTSPLTLLNSSRESLDSISSTSPGSVRRRPPGLLERRGSGTLLLDHISHTRPGHLPPLNVNPNPPIPDIGCNSKPSSPLTICLKSVVPMAPSSPKRNDMKAKKKLVRRHSMQVEQMKQLSDFEELNT, from the coding sequence ATGGATGATGCCACTGAACTACGGACTGATGGGAATTCCCTCTTAAAGGCTGTCTGGTTGGGGAGGTTGAGATTAACCAGACTTTTGTTAGAAGGTGGTGCATACATTAATGAAAGCAATGAAAGGGGAGAGACGGCCCTCATGGTGGCTTGTATGACAAGGCACATCGACCAGCAGAGTGTGAGCAAAGCCAAGATGGTCAAATATCTGCTGGAAAACCAGGCAGACCCAAACATTCAAGATAAGTCTGGTAAAACAGCATTAATGCATGCCTGCATTGAGAGGGCTGGAGAGGAAGCTGTATCACTGCTACTGACCAACGGAGCTGACCCAAGTTTGGAGGATCATTCTGGTGCATCAGCCTTGGTTCATGCCATCAACACTGATGACAAAGAGGTCCTTAAGTGTCTGCTAAATGCCTGCAAAGCCAAAGGGAAAGAAGTCATAATAATCACAACTGATAAATCTCCTTCTGGTACAAAAACAACCAAGCAGTATCTAAATGTTCCACCATCACCAGAGTTGGAAGAGAGACACATGCCTCTGTGCATGTCCCCTTCTGATATTGAGCTCAAGACATCTTTGACTCCATCACCCACTGGAGAGCATGAAGATGAGAAAAACTTTAATTTCTCACATCAGACTGGAAGTTACCCCAGCAAACCACACAGTGATCTCGGCTCTCCAACTAGAAAAGCTAATCCAAAAAGAATTGGGACACGGCTACCACAGTTAAAGAGACTTCAGTCAGAGCCCTGGGGTTTGATTGCTCCATCTGTCTTAGCAGCTTCCGCTTATCAGGAGGAAAGCAAAAGGGTTAGCCCAGATGAAGAGATCATGCAGGGAATCAATGGGTTAACTCTGCCCAAACGGACCACTTTGTCCAGAACCAACAGCATAGAAAGTAAAGATCCATCCACATTCCCATTTGTAGGTGACTTAGCTTCTAGGACTCCCTCCACATCGGCACCAGTTTCCCGCAAGCAGTCATACGAGAAGAATCAAGCTCAGCATCAGCCTTTAGCTCGAAGAAGCACTTTACCTTCTGAGCAAGACGGCGTCAGCAGCTTTGCTTCGACTGGTCAGGTGAGCTTGCGGGACACTGTACACCGTAGAAAACTGGGCAATGACCACTATGATTCAGACTCCCAACTTTATTTGGACTCTGTCACCACGCCATTTGATCCAGTAAAAGTTACTTTTGAAAGAAAGAAACAGAACACCTCTCCCCTGACTTTGTTGAACAGCTCCCGCGAATCACTAGACAGCATCTCCAGCACATCACCCGGTTCAGTTCGTCGCAGACCTCCGGGTCTCCTCGAAAGAAGAGGTTCTGGAACACTTCTTCTAGATCACATCTCTCACACAAGGCCAGGACATCTGCCTCCACTGAATGTCAATCCAAATCCACCCATTCCTGACATTGGATGCAATAGCAAGCCTTCATCCCCTCTGACCATATGCTTGAAGTCTGTGGTTCCCATGGCACCATCTTCACCAAAGCGAAATGACATGAAAGCTAAAAAGAAACTAGTAAGAAGGCATTCTATGCAGGTAGAACAAATGAAGCAACTGTCTGATTTTGAGGAACTGAACACCTAG